From a single Labrenzia sp. PHM005 genomic region:
- a CDS encoding DUF1192 domain-containing protein, translating into MSLFDDDIPKKTESAPITVGEDLTRLSEDELRDRIEALSEEINRTKNTLEQRSNIRDAADAFFQK; encoded by the coding sequence ATGAGCCTCTTTGATGATGATATCCCCAAAAAAACTGAAAGCGCTCCGATCACGGTTGGGGAGGATCTCACCAGACTGTCAGAGGATGAACTTAGGGATCGGATCGAAGCACTGAGCGAAGAGATTAACCGTACCAAAAACACTCTTGAACAACGCAGCAATATTCGCGATGCCGCAGATGCTTTTTTTCAGAAATAG
- a CDS encoding NAD(P)H-quinone oxidoreductase, producing the protein MQNLPGTMSVIAISQPGGPEVLVVEQRPLPDLNDGEILIRVEAAGVNRPDVLQRMGAYPPPKGASDLPGLEVAGEVVALADGASGHVIGDKVTALCPGGGYADYCKVPAGHALPVPSGLSAIEAASLPETFFTVWTNVFDRCGLKEGERFLVHGGTSGIGTCAIQLAKAFGAEVFTTVGSDEKADAVKALGADHAINYRDVAFEKVVLELSGGKGVDVILDMVGGDYVERNWKAAAVEGRICQIATLNGVSHDVNFSRLMVKRLTHTGTTLRPRDNAFKTAIADNLKSKVWPLIESGKIKPVVDSTYPLAEAAEAHRRMESSGHIGKIVLTFGS; encoded by the coding sequence ATGCAAAATCTGCCGGGCACAATGTCAGTCATTGCGATTTCCCAACCAGGCGGCCCGGAGGTTCTCGTTGTGGAACAGCGGCCGCTTCCGGATCTCAACGACGGAGAAATTCTGATCCGTGTCGAGGCAGCGGGTGTAAACCGCCCCGATGTACTTCAGCGGATGGGGGCCTATCCGCCGCCAAAGGGTGCGTCTGATTTGCCCGGACTGGAAGTTGCTGGTGAAGTGGTGGCTTTGGCAGATGGTGCAAGTGGCCACGTGATTGGCGATAAGGTGACCGCCCTTTGCCCCGGCGGCGGGTATGCCGATTATTGCAAAGTGCCTGCCGGTCACGCTCTGCCTGTGCCTTCCGGCCTATCAGCGATTGAGGCGGCATCGTTACCAGAGACGTTCTTTACGGTTTGGACGAATGTTTTTGACCGCTGCGGGCTCAAAGAGGGAGAGCGGTTTTTGGTGCATGGCGGCACGTCTGGGATCGGCACATGTGCAATCCAGTTGGCCAAGGCATTTGGAGCAGAGGTGTTCACGACAGTCGGTTCCGATGAAAAAGCAGACGCTGTCAAAGCGCTCGGGGCCGACCATGCGATCAATTACCGGGATGTGGCGTTCGAGAAAGTTGTACTGGAGCTGTCCGGCGGCAAAGGGGTCGATGTGATTCTTGATATGGTGGGCGGCGACTATGTGGAGCGCAATTGGAAAGCGGCTGCCGTTGAAGGCCGGATATGCCAAATCGCCACGTTGAACGGTGTCTCCCACGATGTGAATTTCTCCCGTCTCATGGTGAAACGTCTCACCCATACGGGCACGACGCTGCGACCGCGTGACAACGCTTTCAAGACTGCGATCGCGGATAACTTGAAATCCAAAGTCTGGCCGTTGATCGAATCGGGAAAGATCAAACCTGTGGTCGATTCCACTTATCCGCTGGCCGAGGCCGCCGAAGCGCATAGACGCATGGAAAGCTCTGGCCATATCGGAAAAATTGTTCTGACATTCGGGAGTTAA
- a CDS encoding DUF1013 domain-containing protein, translating to MANTPLMPKATAVWLVDNTALSFTQIATFCKLHPLEVKAIADGEAAQGIKGLDPILTGQLTREEVEKAQNDPNYQLKLQGSKVVVPETKRKGPRYTPVSRRQDRPNAILWLVRNHPELKDAQIMRLVGTTKPTIAAIRERTHWNSANLTPSDPVTLGLCSQLELDIEVEKAAKNAPQPMVGEPVETLMPVEDTTSEDAIAAAFSLDPNTAPKREEEEEIDVDAVFANLSSPKSEDDDADEDGESDTKL from the coding sequence ATGGCGAATACGCCGCTTATGCCGAAGGCAACCGCCGTCTGGCTCGTGGACAACACTGCGTTGAGCTTCACGCAGATCGCGACGTTCTGCAAGCTGCATCCGCTTGAAGTGAAGGCCATTGCAGATGGTGAAGCCGCGCAGGGCATTAAGGGTCTCGACCCAATCCTGACCGGTCAGCTGACCCGTGAGGAAGTGGAGAAGGCGCAGAACGACCCGAACTACCAGCTGAAGCTGCAGGGTTCCAAAGTTGTCGTTCCGGAAACCAAACGTAAGGGTCCGCGTTACACACCGGTGTCCCGCCGCCAGGACCGTCCGAACGCAATCCTCTGGCTGGTGCGTAATCACCCGGAACTCAAAGACGCTCAGATTATGCGCCTTGTTGGGACGACCAAACCGACCATTGCCGCGATCCGCGAGCGCACGCACTGGAACTCCGCCAACCTGACACCGTCTGACCCGGTGACACTCGGCCTGTGCAGCCAGCTGGAACTCGACATCGAAGTTGAAAAGGCAGCCAAGAACGCACCGCAGCCAATGGTAGGTGAGCCGGTTGAAACGCTGATGCCGGTCGAAGACACCACCAGTGAAGACGCCATCGCAGCGGCGTTCTCGCTCGATCCGAATACGGCTCCGAAGCGTGAGGAAGAAGAAGAGATCGATGTTGACGCGGTCTTTGCGAACCTGTCTTCGCCAAAGAGCGAAGATGATGACGCGGATGAGGACGGCGAGAGCGACACAAAGCTCTAA
- a CDS encoding DUF1272 domain-containing protein, protein MLELRPNCECCNKDLPPDAADAMICTFECTFCCDCVENTLNGVCPNCGGNLQSRPIRPAAVLARYPTSSKRIFKPEGCQQKAAG, encoded by the coding sequence ATGCTGGAACTTCGCCCAAATTGTGAATGCTGTAACAAGGATCTGCCGCCAGACGCTGCAGATGCAATGATCTGCACGTTTGAATGTACGTTTTGCTGTGATTGCGTGGAAAACACCTTGAACGGAGTTTGCCCAAACTGCGGCGGCAATCTTCAATCCAGGCCGATTCGTCCGGCAGCTGTACTGGCCAGATATCCTACCTCCTCAAAACGCATCTTCAAACCAGAAGGCTGCCAACAAAAAGCCGCCGGCTGA
- a CDS encoding peptidoglycan -binding protein, whose product MAGSLRSRRRAQTTDYWPGFVDAMATLLLVIIFLLSIFMIAQFFLSQQLSGRDTVLNRLNAQISELTELLALERASSGELEDTILGLQASLSSAEAEQSRLLGLLESSSGDAEAAGGRAARLETLLDDERQVSQAALAQVELLNQQIAALRRQIAAANAALEASEAKEAQSQAKIASLGKRLNAALVQRVQELSRYRSDFFGRLREILSQRSDISVVGDRFVFQSEVLFDSGSEDINPEGRTELDKLAEAIIELSGQIPDEINWVLRVDGHTDARPLSGTGRLRNNWELSAARAISVVRYLIEKGVDPKRLVAAGFGEFQPLEEGETPEALAKNRRIELKLTER is encoded by the coding sequence ATGGCTGGCAGCCTCAGATCGCGCCGCCGCGCCCAAACAACGGATTATTGGCCCGGCTTCGTTGATGCCATGGCCACGTTGCTGTTGGTCATTATCTTCCTGCTCTCGATCTTCATGATCGCGCAATTCTTCTTATCGCAGCAGCTTTCCGGCAGGGACACAGTCCTCAACCGCCTCAATGCCCAAATCAGCGAACTCACCGAGTTGTTAGCGCTTGAGAGGGCGTCATCAGGCGAATTGGAAGACACAATTCTTGGGCTTCAGGCCAGCCTAAGCAGTGCTGAAGCTGAACAGAGCCGCCTGCTGGGACTTCTGGAAAGCAGCTCTGGCGATGCAGAGGCCGCCGGGGGCCGCGCCGCGCGGCTGGAAACGCTTCTTGATGACGAACGCCAGGTCAGCCAAGCAGCCTTGGCTCAAGTCGAGCTGCTCAATCAACAGATCGCAGCCCTGCGCCGCCAGATCGCAGCGGCAAACGCAGCGCTGGAAGCCTCGGAAGCCAAAGAAGCGCAGAGCCAGGCCAAAATCGCCAGCCTCGGCAAGCGCCTGAATGCGGCCTTGGTCCAACGGGTGCAGGAACTTTCCCGGTATCGCTCAGATTTCTTTGGCCGCTTGCGGGAAATTCTATCTCAGCGCTCCGACATCTCTGTTGTTGGCGACCGCTTCGTCTTCCAATCGGAAGTTCTGTTTGATTCCGGTTCTGAGGACATCAATCCGGAAGGCCGGACCGAGCTCGACAAATTAGCGGAAGCCATCATCGAATTGAGCGGGCAAATCCCAGATGAGATCAATTGGGTCTTGCGTGTCGACGGTCACACCGATGCTCGCCCGCTGTCAGGCACCGGACGGCTGCGCAACAACTGGGAACTCTCCGCTGCCCGCGCTATTTCCGTTGTCAGGTACCTGATTGAGAAGGGTGTCGATCCCAAACGCCTTGTTGCGGCCGGCTTTGGTGAATTCCAACCTTTGGAAGAAGGTGAAACACCGGAAGCCCTTGCCAAGAACCGGCGCATCGAATTGAAACTGACCGAACGCTAG
- a CDS encoding flagellar motor protein MotA, giving the protein MAREFDPYSLSSPRAYLTFMIIFLVIVAFIAFILFPQISVAFMSNPGLNGLIVFVGGFGILLLFGRVIRLFPEISWVNSFRIGDPALDTRSPVLLAPMAALLGNKAGDMALTPTTARSILDSIGMRLEESREISRYLTGLLVFLGLLGTFWGLLQTVSSVGATIQSLDVGSGDANVIFEDLKAGLEAPLSGMGTAFSSSLFGLTGSLILGFLDLQAGQAQNRFYTELEDWLSTVTDIDPEDGVFASSDSPGVEHIQASISALQKSVEEGGSKNAAQAMANLAEGIQGLVKHVRSEQQMMRDWAESQGEQQKRIEGLLSSISAAFDRAKE; this is encoded by the coding sequence ATGGCACGTGAATTTGATCCTTATAGCCTGTCCAGTCCGAGGGCCTATCTGACCTTCATGATCATCTTCCTGGTGATCGTCGCGTTCATAGCCTTCATCCTGTTTCCGCAGATATCAGTCGCCTTCATGAGCAACCCGGGTCTGAATGGCCTGATCGTCTTTGTCGGCGGCTTTGGCATTCTGCTTCTTTTTGGCCGGGTCATCCGACTGTTTCCGGAAATCTCCTGGGTCAACAGCTTCCGTATCGGCGATCCCGCACTGGATACACGCTCGCCAGTTTTGCTAGCACCTATGGCCGCGCTCTTGGGCAATAAGGCTGGCGACATGGCCCTAACGCCAACCACAGCCCGGTCCATTCTCGATTCTATCGGCATGCGCCTGGAGGAATCCCGGGAAATATCTCGCTACCTTACCGGGCTACTGGTGTTTCTCGGACTGCTCGGAACGTTCTGGGGTCTTTTGCAAACCGTTAGCTCCGTCGGCGCGACCATCCAGTCACTGGATGTCGGTTCAGGTGATGCCAACGTTATCTTTGAGGATCTGAAAGCCGGGCTCGAGGCTCCCTTGTCCGGCATGGGCACTGCTTTCTCGTCCTCTCTGTTCGGTCTCACCGGCTCCCTGATTCTAGGCTTCCTGGACCTGCAAGCTGGGCAAGCGCAAAACCGCTTCTACACCGAACTGGAAGACTGGCTGTCGACGGTCACCGACATAGACCCGGAAGACGGCGTTTTTGCTTCAAGCGATTCCCCGGGCGTGGAACACATCCAGGCCTCGATCTCGGCCTTGCAAAAGAGCGTTGAAGAAGGCGGCAGCAAAAACGCAGCCCAAGCCATGGCGAACCTTGCAGAAGGCATTCAGGGCCTCGTCAAACATGTGCGCTCCGAACAGCAAATGATGCGGGACTGGGCTGAATCCCAAGGTGAACAGCAAAAGCGGATCGAAGGCCTTCTGTCCTCCATTTCCGCTGCCTTTGACCGGGCCAAGGAGTAA
- a CDS encoding inositol monophosphatase family protein yields the protein MARTALLNVMVQAATKAGRSLVRDFGEVENLQVSRKGPGDFVSAADRKAEEIVRAELTKARPTFGLVMEESGVVEGTDGQHRWHIDPLDGTTNFLHGIPIFATSIALERNGEIVAGVIYNPVMDELYTAERGRGAFLNDRRLRVAGRTELPEMVFGTGLPFIGHGDHGRTLRELRHIMPEVAGIRRAGAAALDLAWTASGRLDGYWERNLNSWDIAAGLLMVREAGGFASDLNGKNKMLESGDVVVGNEDAHKHLLRLLKKAEAPQQS from the coding sequence ATGGCCCGCACAGCACTCCTCAACGTGATGGTTCAAGCCGCGACCAAGGCTGGCCGCAGCCTGGTCCGCGATTTTGGTGAAGTTGAAAATCTTCAGGTTTCCCGAAAAGGGCCTGGTGACTTTGTGTCCGCAGCAGATCGCAAGGCTGAGGAAATTGTGCGCGCAGAACTGACCAAAGCCCGGCCGACCTTCGGCCTGGTGATGGAAGAAAGCGGTGTTGTTGAAGGAACCGACGGCCAGCACCGCTGGCACATTGATCCGCTCGACGGTACAACCAATTTCCTGCATGGCATTCCGATCTTTGCAACATCGATTGCTCTTGAGCGGAACGGCGAAATCGTTGCTGGTGTCATTTACAATCCGGTGATGGATGAGCTCTACACAGCCGAACGCGGCCGTGGAGCCTTTTTGAATGATCGCCGCCTGCGGGTTGCCGGTCGGACCGAACTGCCGGAAATGGTGTTTGGCACCGGGTTGCCATTCATTGGCCATGGTGACCACGGCCGCACTTTGCGTGAACTGCGACACATCATGCCGGAAGTTGCCGGTATCCGCCGCGCCGGTGCTGCTGCGCTGGATCTTGCCTGGACCGCTTCTGGCCGCCTAGATGGCTACTGGGAACGCAATCTGAACTCCTGGGACATTGCAGCCGGCCTGTTGATGGTCCGCGAAGCGGGTGGGTTTGCCAGCGATCTGAACGGCAAGAACAAAATGCTCGAAAGCGGTGATGTGGTTGTTGGCAATGAAGATGCCCACAAGCATTTGCTGCGTCTGTTGAAAAAAGCAGAAGCCCCGCAACAGAGCTGA
- the efp gene encoding elongation factor P, giving the protein MKINGNEIKPGNVLQHQDTLWAVVKVQHVKPGKGGAFAQVEMKNLIDGRKLNERFRSEDKVERVRLEQKDFQYLYTQDDMLIFMDTETYEQLELQAEFVGDRAAFLQDGMMVTVELHEERPIGITLPQHVTLEISEADAVVKGQTQSSSYKPALMENGVRVMVPPFITAGEKIIVDTGTLEYVKRAD; this is encoded by the coding sequence ATGAAAATCAACGGTAACGAAATCAAGCCGGGCAACGTGCTGCAGCATCAGGACACTCTGTGGGCCGTCGTCAAGGTCCAGCACGTTAAGCCTGGCAAGGGCGGTGCTTTCGCCCAGGTCGAAATGAAGAACCTTATTGACGGGCGCAAGCTGAATGAACGCTTCCGCTCAGAAGACAAGGTCGAGCGCGTCCGCTTGGAACAAAAGGACTTCCAGTACCTTTACACCCAAGACGACATGCTGATCTTCATGGATACCGAAACCTACGAGCAGCTCGAACTGCAGGCTGAATTCGTCGGTGACCGGGCAGCCTTCCTGCAAGACGGCATGATGGTGACTGTAGAACTGCATGAAGAACGCCCAATCGGCATCACTTTGCCGCAGCATGTCACCTTGGAAATTTCCGAAGCTGATGCCGTCGTCAAAGGTCAGACGCAGTCTTCATCCTATAAGCCTGCGCTGATGGAAAACGGTGTCCGTGTCATGGTTCCGCCGTTCATTACGGCTGGTGAAAAAATCATTGTCGACACCGGCACGCTGGAATACGTCAAGCGCGCAGACTGA
- a CDS encoding tetratricopeptide repeat protein has protein sequence MTGRTPKLFAYLRNRLVLRRAAFLGVTAVLMAMPLAPLAMAQEKTEAATPRDEAVGSSKLPVAVDVTTQNKSVQSLLDAGPPQLADGESASAKTAYSAFQRGWYLTALGLATPLAENGDKAAQALLGVLHEAGLGIHQDKVKAADWYGLAAAQGDNGAALQLAQLYLLGDKVEQDKAKAADLFEQAADAGNASALYNLAILYQEGEGRPYDENKARSLLEEAAKLNDPEAQYTLALSYLEAGSGLNEPGKGAFWMGRAARRGHTFAQVYYGILRFQGRGVDPDESEAADWFERAATAGNPVAMNRLARIYAYGRGRDHDNAAAAGWHLIARTLGVSDPTLDGIFGTLDDETLAEARKLAERYSATLMAPSDDSILSSP, from the coding sequence ATGACCGGCCGCACACCAAAACTTTTTGCATATCTGAGGAACCGGCTCGTTCTCCGGCGTGCAGCCTTTCTCGGGGTCACCGCAGTGCTGATGGCAATGCCGCTCGCCCCTCTGGCCATGGCTCAAGAAAAGACTGAGGCTGCAACACCCAGAGACGAAGCAGTTGGTTCCTCGAAGCTTCCGGTCGCCGTCGACGTTACGACACAAAACAAATCTGTCCAGAGTTTGCTCGATGCGGGGCCGCCGCAACTCGCAGACGGCGAGAGTGCATCGGCCAAAACCGCCTATAGCGCCTTCCAGCGCGGCTGGTACCTGACCGCTCTCGGCCTTGCGACACCACTGGCAGAAAATGGTGACAAAGCCGCCCAGGCTCTGTTGGGCGTTCTTCATGAAGCCGGACTTGGCATCCATCAGGACAAGGTCAAAGCGGCTGACTGGTATGGCCTGGCGGCTGCTCAAGGAGATAATGGCGCAGCGCTGCAATTGGCTCAACTCTATTTGCTCGGAGATAAGGTTGAGCAAGACAAGGCCAAAGCGGCGGACCTCTTTGAGCAAGCCGCGGACGCAGGCAACGCTTCAGCACTGTATAATCTTGCGATCCTCTACCAAGAGGGTGAAGGCCGGCCCTACGATGAAAACAAGGCGCGGTCTCTTTTGGAGGAAGCCGCCAAGCTGAACGATCCGGAAGCGCAATACACCCTCGCCCTTTCTTACCTGGAAGCCGGAAGCGGTTTAAACGAACCTGGGAAAGGCGCCTTCTGGATGGGGCGCGCGGCCCGGCGGGGCCATACGTTCGCGCAAGTCTATTATGGCATTTTGCGGTTCCAGGGCCGCGGAGTTGACCCGGATGAAAGCGAAGCCGCGGACTGGTTCGAACGGGCCGCAACGGCCGGAAATCCTGTGGCAATGAACCGGCTCGCCCGCATCTACGCCTATGGCCGTGGACGAGACCACGACAACGCTGCGGCAGCCGGCTGGCACCTCATCGCCCGAACATTGGGGGTCTCCGATCCGACGCTCGACGGTATTTTCGGAACACTTGATGACGAAACGTTAGCGGAAGCCCGCAAGCTGGCCGAGCGATACTCGGCAACCTTGATGGCACCGTCGGACGATTCGATCCTCAGCTCTCCGTAA
- a CDS encoding thiamine phosphate synthase, with translation MNRPRLFLVTPPVFDPATLADQLKQAFSGGDIACVLIYMPDASTKDIQAAAEALVPVIQGGGAAALVYGDTQAAGRSGADGVHIDTSLEDVKLAVESFQPDRVVGTGGTKTKHDAMEWAESGVDYLFFGKLDLEEKDTAHAKTMTGASWWAELFETPCVALAGNTIETLKEVAATGADFVALKDAVWTSADIAKTVTDANQILEAHPFPEVE, from the coding sequence GTGAACCGACCCCGCCTTTTTCTTGTGACGCCCCCAGTGTTTGATCCAGCCACATTGGCCGATCAGCTCAAACAGGCATTTTCCGGCGGTGATATCGCGTGTGTCCTGATCTATATGCCGGACGCTTCCACCAAGGATATCCAGGCGGCTGCCGAAGCCCTGGTACCAGTTATCCAGGGCGGCGGCGCTGCTGCGCTTGTTTATGGTGATACGCAAGCCGCCGGCCGCAGCGGCGCTGATGGGGTGCACATCGATACGTCTCTTGAAGACGTCAAACTCGCGGTCGAGAGTTTTCAGCCAGATCGGGTCGTTGGCACCGGCGGCACCAAGACCAAACACGATGCAATGGAATGGGCCGAATCCGGTGTTGATTACCTGTTCTTTGGCAAGTTGGACTTGGAAGAAAAAGACACCGCCCATGCCAAAACCATGACCGGTGCAAGCTGGTGGGCGGAATTGTTTGAAACGCCCTGCGTGGCATTGGCTGGCAATACAATCGAAACCCTCAAAGAGGTCGCAGCAACCGGGGCGGATTTCGTTGCACTCAAAGATGCAGTCTGGACGTCAGCAGACATCGCCAAGACAGTCACCGATGCCAATCAGATATTGGAAGCTCATCCGTTCCCGGAGGTTGAGTGA
- the fba gene encoding class II fructose-bisphosphate aldolase (catalyzes the reversible aldol condensation of dihydroxyacetonephosphate and glyceraldehyde 3-phosphate in the Calvin cycle, glycolysis, and/or gluconeogenesis) yields MARITLRQLLDHAAEHDYGVPAFNINNMEQALAIMAAADQTDSPVIIQASRGARAYAHDVMLKHMMDAVIEIYPHIPVCVHLDHGNAAQTCMTAIQAGFTSVMMDGSLEADGKTPASWDYNVGITKTVTDMAHLGGISVEGELGVLGSLETGMGDKEDGHGAEGKLTEEQLLTDPEEAVKFVKETKVDALAIAMGTSHGAYKFTRKPDGDILAMHVIEEIHRRLPETHLVMHGSSSVPQDLQDIINQYGGEMPQTWGVPVEEIQRGIKNGVRKVNIDTDNRMAMTGQIRKILQENPGEFDPRKYLKPAREAMQKLCVARLEAFNTAGQASKIKKITTLSDMAARYQDGSLDPKIA; encoded by the coding sequence ATGGCTCGCATTACCCTCCGCCAGCTGCTTGATCACGCTGCCGAACACGATTACGGCGTACCGGCTTTCAACATCAACAACATGGAACAGGCGCTCGCCATTATGGCTGCAGCCGACCAGACCGATTCGCCGGTGATCATTCAGGCCTCCCGCGGAGCCCGTGCCTACGCCCATGACGTCATGCTCAAGCACATGATGGATGCGGTGATCGAGATTTATCCGCACATTCCGGTTTGCGTTCACCTGGACCACGGCAACGCGGCCCAGACCTGCATGACCGCGATCCAGGCCGGTTTCACTTCTGTGATGATGGACGGTTCCCTCGAAGCAGACGGCAAAACCCCGGCGTCCTGGGACTATAATGTTGGTATCACGAAAACTGTGACCGACATGGCCCACCTTGGTGGCATCTCCGTTGAAGGCGAACTTGGTGTTCTTGGTTCTCTGGAAACCGGCATGGGCGACAAGGAAGACGGCCACGGCGCGGAAGGCAAGCTGACCGAAGAGCAGCTTCTGACCGATCCGGAAGAAGCGGTAAAATTCGTCAAGGAAACCAAGGTTGATGCGTTGGCCATCGCCATGGGCACCTCTCACGGCGCTTACAAGTTCACCCGCAAACCGGACGGCGACATTCTGGCCATGCACGTGATCGAAGAGATCCACCGCCGCCTGCCGGAAACCCACCTGGTCATGCACGGCTCCTCGTCAGTGCCGCAGGATCTTCAGGACATCATCAACCAGTACGGCGGGGAAATGCCGCAGACTTGGGGTGTTCCGGTCGAAGAAATCCAGCGCGGCATCAAGAACGGTGTGCGCAAGGTCAACATCGACACCGACAACCGGATGGCCATGACCGGTCAGATCCGCAAGATCCTTCAGGAAAACCCGGGTGAATTCGATCCGCGCAAGTACCTGAAGCCGGCCCGCGAAGCTATGCAGAAGCTGTGTGTGGCACGCTTGGAAGCCTTCAACACGGCTGGACAGGCGTCAAAAATCAAAAAAATCACCACGCTATCGGATATGGCCGCCCGCTATCAGGATGGCAGCCTGGATCCAAAAATCGCCTAA
- a CDS encoding VOC family protein → MQRAFTNILTDEVAVTAAFYQELLGLTAKFSSDWFMNLEDPDQSGLELGILLKDHEIVPKTVRHRPLGIILTFVVDDCDAVYNRARRLGADIIEAPRDMPYGQRRMLLSDPAGTTVDVSSLIRTDT, encoded by the coding sequence ATGCAACGTGCTTTCACAAACATCCTGACAGATGAGGTCGCGGTTACCGCGGCCTTTTATCAAGAGCTCTTGGGTTTGACGGCAAAGTTCTCTTCTGACTGGTTTATGAATCTCGAAGATCCGGACCAATCCGGGCTAGAGCTCGGAATTCTCCTGAAAGACCATGAGATCGTGCCGAAGACAGTCCGGCATCGCCCTTTAGGCATCATCCTTACCTTTGTCGTCGACGATTGCGACGCGGTCTACAACAGAGCGCGCAGGCTGGGTGCCGACATCATCGAAGCGCCGCGTGATATGCCGTATGGACAGCGCCGGATGCTTTTGAGCGATCCTGCAGGCACCACAGTTGATGTGAGTTCGCTCATCCGGACAGACACCTGA
- the pgk gene encoding phosphoglycerate kinase: MAFKTLDDISDLTGKRALVRVDLNVPMDGGKVTDTTRIERVLPTIKELSDKGAKVILLAHFGRPKGEKVDSMSLAPVTQAVSNLLGKTVGFANDCIGTAAAGAVAVMQNGQVLLMENTRFHKGEEKNDPKFAKALAANGDIFVNDAFSAAHRAHGSTEGIARLLPAYAGRTMQAELEALGSALGEPERPVLAVVGGAKVSSKIDLLENLVSKVDMLVIGGGMANTFLAAKGVDVGKSLCEHDLADTAKKIMAAADTANCEIVLPADAVVAKEFKAGADNDTVGLDAIPSDGMILDVGAASIDVVKTKIDAAKTLVWNGPLGAFEIAPFDIATVAAAKHAADNTKAGKLNSVAGGGDTVAALNHAGAAGDFSYVSTAGGAFLEWLEGKELPGVKALES; this comes from the coding sequence ATGGCTTTCAAAACACTCGACGACATCTCCGACCTGACCGGGAAACGCGCGCTTGTCCGCGTTGATCTGAACGTTCCTATGGACGGCGGCAAGGTCACCGACACCACTCGTATTGAACGGGTTCTTCCAACGATCAAAGAGCTCTCCGACAAGGGTGCCAAGGTCATTCTACTAGCGCATTTCGGCCGCCCAAAAGGCGAAAAAGTCGACAGCATGTCCCTGGCACCCGTAACCCAAGCGGTATCCAATCTGCTTGGAAAAACAGTCGGGTTTGCCAACGACTGTATTGGCACAGCTGCTGCTGGAGCCGTGGCTGTCATGCAGAACGGCCAAGTCCTCTTGATGGAAAACACCCGCTTCCACAAGGGCGAAGAGAAAAACGATCCGAAGTTCGCAAAAGCGCTTGCGGCCAATGGCGACATCTTTGTCAATGATGCGTTTTCGGCCGCCCACCGCGCTCATGGCTCCACCGAGGGCATTGCCCGCTTGCTGCCCGCCTATGCTGGCCGGACCATGCAAGCAGAGTTGGAAGCCCTTGGCTCAGCGCTTGGCGAACCGGAGCGCCCCGTGCTAGCCGTTGTCGGCGGCGCTAAAGTGTCTTCCAAGATCGATCTTCTGGAAAATCTTGTCTCCAAGGTCGACATGCTTGTGATCGGTGGCGGCATGGCCAACACGTTCCTGGCAGCCAAAGGCGTCGATGTCGGCAAATCTTTGTGTGAGCATGATCTGGCGGATACAGCCAAGAAAATTATGGCTGCTGCAGACACCGCAAATTGCGAGATCGTCCTGCCGGCTGATGCGGTGGTTGCGAAAGAATTCAAAGCTGGCGCTGACAACGACACCGTTGGTCTGGACGCAATCCCGTCCGATGGCATGATCCTGGATGTTGGCGCAGCTTCCATTGACGTCGTAAAAACCAAAATCGATGCTGCCAAGACCCTTGTCTGGAACGGCCCGCTCGGCGCCTTTGAAATCGCACCTTTCGACATTGCCACTGTGGCCGCAGCCAAACATGCTGCCGACAACACCAAAGCTGGCAAGCTCAACTCCGTTGCCGGCGGCGGAGACACGGTGGCCGCCCTGAACCATGCAGGCGCAGCGGGAGACTTCTCTTATGTTTCCACCGCAGGCGGTGCGTTCCTGGAGTGGCTGGAAGGCAAGGAGTTGCCGGGGGTCAAGGCGCTGGAGAGCTGA